Proteins co-encoded in one Kutzneria chonburiensis genomic window:
- a CDS encoding MFS transporter, whose amino-acid sequence MIALCSAVAEGASADWTALFLVRERGVPESLAAAGYSVFSIAMAVTRLCGERVERRWGAYRMLAFGASLAAVGLLAAVTVPVPVVAYVGFAFAGVGLAFSFPVTMDLAGAAGRRADGTGGEREIGFVTSIAYAGFLGGPPLLGQLAQWSGLGFALGAAAVIAALIVPGVILVIRARRRECAPPAVGAPTM is encoded by the coding sequence TTGATCGCGCTGTGCTCCGCCGTCGCCGAGGGCGCCTCGGCCGACTGGACCGCGTTGTTCCTCGTCCGCGAACGCGGTGTGCCCGAGTCCCTTGCAGCCGCTGGTTACTCCGTCTTCTCCATCGCGATGGCAGTGACCCGGTTGTGCGGTGAACGGGTGGAACGCCGCTGGGGCGCGTACCGAATGCTCGCTTTCGGCGCATCTCTCGCGGCCGTCGGACTTCTCGCCGCCGTCACAGTCCCCGTTCCCGTCGTCGCGTACGTCGGCTTCGCGTTCGCCGGAGTAGGGCTCGCCTTCTCGTTCCCCGTCACGATGGACCTCGCCGGCGCCGCCGGACGGCGTGCCGACGGGACCGGCGGTGAACGCGAGATCGGTTTCGTCACCAGCATCGCTTACGCCGGATTCCTCGGCGGTCCGCCGCTGCTCGGGCAACTCGCCCAGTGGAGCGGCCTCGGCTTCGCGCTCGGCGCCGCCGCCGTCATCGCCGCGCTGATCGTGCCGGGCGTGATTCTGGTGATTCGCGCCCGTCGTCGGGAATGCGCACCGCCCGCTGTCGGTGCGCCGACGATGTGA
- a CDS encoding LacI family DNA-binding transcriptional regulator — MDTEQTRRPTLDTVARAVGVSRATVSNAYNRPNQLSAGLRTRILEVADRLGYLGPDPVARSLATRKSAAVAFMLRSGLSSAFSDPALTIMLDALAATVDGRDHALVLLPGDESGGPRPDSVARAQADVVVAYSLPDTAPALTAVRQRRLPMVVVDQPATGGTARVELDDFGGTQSAGRYLTDLGHRDFGVISLTLQPDGRTGPADPERRTGSPFRVTRERLSGYMDALTDAGIAPEKVPVWEAGASDREHGRTAARWLLQQSPRPTALLCMSDELALGALQGARDAGLSVPQDVSVVGFDDTPPAGVADPPLTTVRQPLVEKGRLAGELALTLLDGGRPSRPVRLDVELVVRASSAAPIR, encoded by the coding sequence GTGGACACCGAGCAAACCCGCCGCCCGACGCTGGACACGGTCGCCCGTGCCGTCGGCGTCTCGCGGGCCACGGTGTCCAACGCCTACAACCGGCCCAACCAGCTCTCGGCCGGTCTACGCACGCGCATCCTGGAGGTCGCCGACCGGCTCGGCTACCTCGGACCGGACCCGGTCGCCCGCAGCCTGGCCACGCGCAAATCCGCGGCGGTCGCCTTCATGCTGCGATCGGGCCTGTCCAGCGCCTTCTCCGACCCAGCGCTGACGATCATGCTCGACGCCCTGGCCGCCACGGTCGACGGCCGTGACCACGCCCTGGTGCTGCTGCCTGGCGACGAGTCGGGCGGACCGCGCCCGGACAGCGTCGCCCGCGCGCAGGCCGACGTGGTCGTGGCGTACTCGCTCCCGGACACCGCGCCGGCGCTGACCGCGGTACGCCAGCGACGGCTGCCGATGGTGGTTGTGGACCAGCCGGCGACGGGCGGCACGGCGCGTGTCGAACTCGACGACTTCGGCGGAACGCAGTCCGCCGGCCGTTATCTGACCGACCTGGGCCACCGCGACTTCGGCGTGATCTCGCTCACCCTTCAACCGGACGGTCGGACGGGCCCGGCGGATCCGGAGCGCCGTACGGGATCACCGTTCCGCGTGACACGCGAACGGCTGAGCGGCTACATGGACGCACTGACGGACGCCGGGATCGCACCGGAGAAGGTGCCGGTCTGGGAGGCCGGGGCCAGCGACCGCGAGCACGGCCGGACCGCCGCCCGCTGGTTGTTACAACAGAGCCCACGGCCGACGGCATTGCTCTGCATGTCCGACGAGCTGGCGTTGGGCGCCCTCCAGGGCGCACGCGACGCCGGGTTGTCGGTGCCACAGGACGTCTCGGTGGTCGGATTCGACGACACACCGCCGGCAGGTGTCGCGGATCCGCCGCTGACCACGGTCCGTCAGCCGCTGGTCGAGAAGGGTCGGCTCGCCGGTGAGCTGGCACTGACGCTGCTGGACGGCGGCAGACCGAGCAGACCCGTGAGACTGGATGTGGAACTGGTGGTGCGCGCATCAAGCGCCGCCCCGATCCGGTGA
- a CDS encoding ketol-acid reductoisomerase has translation MDLDFDTKVFDKEYIAVADRQEPIVRGGRHLFDRLPAAFEGVRRLGVIGWGPQGSAQAQNLRDSLGGAVRVAVGLRRGSASWDAAVQAGFSPEDGTLGEMYDVIRESDMVILLISDGAMAETYEDVFAALKPGTTLGLSHGFLLGHLDLVGGAFPTDVDVIAVCPKGMGASVRALYLQGREVNGAGINASFAVHQDVTGRAVDRALGWSIGLGAPYTFRTTLRSEYLSDLSGERGILAGGLHGIVESLYRRFRDHGMSDEEAFRHSAESVTGPISRIISRDGMLGVFKKLDSDEKQVFAEAYSVSYPVGLELIHEIYDEVRSGDEVRSVVLAGRRLPRFPMGKIDQADMWRVGQKVRADRVPDEIPLDPFTAGVFIGVMMAQIDALLEFGHPYSEIANESVIEAVDSLNPYMHARGIAYLVDNCSITARLGARKWAPRFDYALTQRAYPVIDDEQSVNLEEFAKFEEHVVHEVLRVCAGMRPSVDIFVE, from the coding sequence ATGGATCTGGATTTCGACACGAAGGTGTTCGACAAGGAGTACATCGCCGTCGCCGACCGGCAGGAGCCGATCGTGCGCGGCGGCCGGCACCTGTTCGACCGGCTGCCAGCGGCCTTCGAGGGCGTGCGCCGGCTGGGCGTGATCGGCTGGGGCCCGCAAGGCTCGGCGCAGGCGCAGAACCTGCGCGACTCGTTGGGCGGCGCCGTGCGCGTGGCCGTCGGGCTGCGGCGGGGCTCGGCGTCGTGGGACGCCGCCGTGCAGGCCGGCTTCTCGCCGGAGGACGGCACGCTGGGCGAGATGTACGACGTCATCCGCGAGTCCGACATGGTGATCCTGCTGATCTCGGACGGCGCGATGGCCGAGACCTATGAAGACGTGTTCGCGGCACTCAAGCCGGGCACCACGCTCGGCTTGTCCCACGGCTTCCTGCTCGGCCACCTCGACCTGGTCGGCGGCGCGTTCCCCACCGACGTCGACGTGATCGCAGTCTGCCCGAAGGGCATGGGCGCCTCGGTCCGCGCGCTGTACCTCCAGGGTCGCGAGGTCAACGGCGCCGGCATCAACGCCAGCTTCGCCGTGCACCAGGACGTCACCGGCCGGGCGGTCGACCGCGCGCTGGGCTGGTCGATCGGTCTGGGCGCGCCGTACACGTTCCGGACCACGCTGCGATCCGAGTACCTCTCGGATCTGTCGGGCGAGCGCGGCATCCTGGCCGGCGGCCTGCACGGCATCGTGGAGAGCCTGTACCGGCGGTTCCGCGACCACGGCATGAGCGACGAGGAGGCGTTCCGGCACTCCGCCGAGTCGGTCACGGGCCCGATTTCACGGATCATCTCGCGTGACGGAATGCTCGGCGTTTTCAAAAAGCTCGACTCTGACGAAAAGCAGGTGTTCGCCGAGGCGTACTCGGTGAGCTACCCGGTCGGGCTGGAACTCATCCACGAGATCTACGACGAGGTCCGCTCCGGCGACGAGGTGCGCAGCGTCGTGCTGGCCGGCAGGCGGCTGCCCCGGTTCCCGATGGGCAAGATCGACCAGGCCGACATGTGGCGGGTCGGCCAGAAGGTGCGGGCCGACCGGGTGCCCGACGAGATCCCGCTGGACCCGTTCACGGCGGGCGTGTTCATCGGCGTGATGATGGCCCAGATCGACGCGCTGCTGGAGTTCGGCCACCCCTACTCGGAGATCGCCAACGAGTCGGTGATCGAGGCGGTCGACTCGCTCAACCCGTACATGCACGCCCGCGGCATCGCCTACCTGGTCGACAACTGCTCGATCACCGCCCGGCTCGGCGCGCGCAAGTGGGCGCCGCGCTTCGACTACGCGCTGACGCAGCGCGCCTACCCGGTCATCGACGACGAGCAGTCCGTCAATCTTGAGGAGTTTGCAAAATTCGAGGAGCATGTCGTGCACGAGGTGCTGCGCGTGTGCGCGGGCATGCGGCCGTCGGTCGACATCTTCGTCGAGTGA
- a CDS encoding MFS transporter gives MAPVSSTYAIGRIAVGSFIGTAIEFYDFYIYGTATALVLNTTFFPTLAPVNATLASFATFAVAFIGRPLGSLLFGHFGDRVGRKATLVASLLTMGLSTVAIGLLPGYATLGVAAPVILVLLRFLQGIGLGGEWGGAALLAVENAPAGRRSWYATFPQLGPSIGFFAANGLFLALSAALSDDAFRSWGWRIPFLASAALVVVGLVVRLRLSETPVFAEVVRRREQSRLPLVDMLRKAPLRLLLGGGTIITCYVVFYVTTTFCLSYVTTTLKLPKSEALGLLVAAIWAMALTTVLSCLAGDRYGRKPVLIVGCVFTGVIGLVMFPLLSVGTALSIGVAFALGLGAMGWVYGPLGAFLPELFDARYRYSASSFAYNLGGVLGGALAPTIAAALAAANGTTAVGWYVAGSAVVSLLCLLGLPETRHVSTELPAPVGA, from the coding sequence ATGGCCCCGGTGAGCAGCACCTACGCCATCGGCCGGATCGCCGTCGGCAGCTTCATCGGCACCGCGATCGAGTTCTACGACTTCTACATCTACGGCACGGCAACGGCGCTGGTGCTCAACACGACATTCTTCCCGACTCTGGCTCCGGTGAACGCCACACTGGCGTCGTTCGCGACGTTCGCGGTGGCCTTCATCGGCCGGCCGCTCGGCTCCCTGCTGTTCGGCCACTTCGGCGACCGGGTCGGCCGCAAGGCGACACTGGTCGCGTCCCTGTTGACCATGGGCCTGTCCACTGTGGCCATCGGCCTGCTGCCCGGCTACGCGACGCTCGGCGTCGCCGCGCCGGTGATCCTGGTGCTGCTGCGGTTCCTACAGGGCATCGGCCTCGGCGGTGAGTGGGGCGGTGCCGCGCTGCTCGCCGTGGAGAACGCACCCGCCGGCCGCCGATCCTGGTACGCGACGTTCCCTCAGCTCGGCCCGTCGATCGGCTTCTTCGCCGCGAACGGACTGTTCCTCGCACTGTCCGCGGCGCTGTCGGACGACGCCTTCCGCTCGTGGGGCTGGCGAATCCCGTTCCTGGCGTCGGCGGCGCTGGTCGTCGTCGGGCTGGTGGTACGGCTACGGCTGTCCGAGACGCCGGTGTTCGCCGAGGTGGTACGACGGCGTGAGCAGAGCCGGCTGCCGCTGGTGGACATGCTGCGCAAGGCGCCGCTGCGGCTGCTGCTGGGCGGCGGCACGATCATCACCTGCTACGTCGTCTTCTACGTCACGACGACGTTCTGCCTGTCGTACGTCACCACCACGCTGAAGCTGCCCAAGTCGGAGGCACTGGGCCTGCTGGTCGCGGCGATCTGGGCGATGGCGCTGACCACGGTGCTGTCCTGCCTGGCCGGCGACCGTTACGGCCGCAAACCGGTGCTGATCGTCGGCTGCGTGTTCACCGGCGTCATCGGCCTCGTAATGTTCCCGCTGCTCAGCGTGGGCACCGCGCTGTCGATCGGCGTCGCGTTCGCCTTGGGGCTGGGTGCCATGGGCTGGGTGTACGGGCCGCTCGGCGCGTTCTTGCCGGAGCTGTTCGACGCGCGTTACCGGTACTCGGCGTCGTCGTTCGCGTACAACCTGGGCGGTGTGCTCGGCGGCGCGCTCGCCCCGACCATCGCCGCAGCGCTGGCCGCCGCCAACGGCACGACCGCCGTCGGCTGGTACGTGGCGGGCTCGGCCGTGGTGAGCCTGCTGTGCCTGCTCGGGCTGCCGGAGACCCGGCACGTCTCCACTGAACTTCCCGCCCCCGTCGGCGCGTGA
- a CDS encoding alpha/beta fold hydrolase, with translation MPFVRVGEENTTDIDLYYEDHGVGRPVVLIHGYALDGRSWEKQLPCLLSAGHRVVTYDRRGFGRSSRPTTGYDYDTFAADLDCLMMALDLSDAVLVGFGMGTGEVSRYLSTYGSCRVAKAAFLAPMQPFLLKTSATPHGVELSVFDGVLAAVERDRYAYFSTYFENFYNFDELLGSRVSEEVVRASWQVAVDASAYASAAAVPTWITDFREDVHQIDVPALIVHGTADRMLPIDATGRPLRAMLPGAEYLEIDGAPHGLLWTHAEEVTQALVDFAAK, from the coding sequence ATGCCGTTCGTCAGGGTCGGTGAGGAGAACACGACCGACATCGACCTGTACTACGAGGATCACGGCGTCGGCCGGCCGGTCGTGCTGATCCACGGCTACGCGCTCGACGGCCGCTCCTGGGAGAAGCAGCTACCGTGCCTGCTCTCCGCCGGCCATCGGGTCGTCACCTACGACCGGCGTGGCTTCGGCCGGTCGTCGCGGCCGACCACGGGGTACGACTACGACACCTTCGCCGCAGACCTCGACTGCCTGATGATGGCGCTGGACCTGTCCGACGCGGTGCTGGTCGGGTTCGGCATGGGGACCGGCGAGGTGAGCCGCTACCTGAGCACGTACGGCTCATGCCGGGTGGCCAAGGCGGCGTTCCTCGCCCCGATGCAGCCCTTCTTGCTGAAGACGTCGGCCACGCCGCACGGCGTCGAGCTGTCGGTCTTCGACGGCGTGCTGGCCGCGGTCGAACGAGACCGGTACGCGTACTTCTCGACTTATTTTGAAAACTTCTACAACTTTGACGAGCTCCTCGGTTCTCGCGTCAGCGAGGAGGTCGTGCGCGCGAGCTGGCAGGTGGCGGTCGACGCGTCGGCATACGCGTCGGCGGCGGCCGTGCCGACGTGGATCACCGACTTCCGCGAGGACGTCCACCAGATCGACGTGCCGGCGCTGATTGTGCACGGGACGGCCGACCGCATGCTGCCGATCGACGCCACCGGCCGGCCGTTGCGAGCGATGCTGCCGGGCGCCGAATACCTCGAGATCGACGGCGCGCCGCACGGTCTGCTGTGGACGCACGCCGAGGAGGTCACCCAGGCTCTGGTCGACTTCGCCGCCAAGTAG
- a CDS encoding MFS transporter: MLAKSTAVFLVFVLNGVVFGSWAARVPALAAQVGATPAGLGLSLFGVSVGLIVAAPIAGRLCAAFGSRAVMVLGCVTGFVVLPVLGLTTSPLQLGLVLFVLGLTVGTLDVSMNIAAVTVTRLLDRPLMPVFHAGFSVGGLVGSLVAVFSAAVHWSPLRQFSILAVIGVAAVALILTSLPAEAGSGPVAGQVTSLSPVHRPSGGLCSGCWP; the protein is encoded by the coding sequence ATGCTGGCCAAGAGCACCGCTGTGTTCCTCGTGTTCGTGCTCAACGGAGTCGTGTTCGGCTCATGGGCCGCCCGCGTGCCGGCGCTCGCCGCCCAGGTCGGCGCCACGCCGGCCGGGCTCGGGCTGTCGCTCTTCGGTGTCAGCGTCGGGCTCATCGTCGCCGCGCCCATCGCCGGGCGACTTTGCGCCGCCTTCGGCTCCCGTGCCGTCATGGTGCTCGGCTGCGTCACCGGCTTCGTCGTGCTGCCCGTGCTCGGCCTGACGACCTCGCCGCTACAACTCGGCCTCGTGCTGTTCGTCCTTGGGCTGACTGTCGGCACCCTCGATGTCTCCATGAACATCGCCGCCGTCACCGTCACCCGGCTGCTCGACCGCCCGCTCATGCCGGTGTTTCACGCCGGGTTCAGCGTCGGGGGTCTCGTCGGTTCTCTCGTCGCCGTGTTTTCCGCCGCTGTGCACTGGAGCCCGTTGCGCCAGTTCTCCATCCTGGCCGTGATTGGCGTTGCCGCCGTCGCGCTCATCCTCACTTCGCTGCCGGCCGAGGCCGGGAGCGGTCCCGTAGCCGGTCAGGTGACGTCGTTGTCGCCGGTCCATCGCCCGTCCGGCGGCCTTTGCTCTGGCTGCTGGCCTTGA
- a CDS encoding ATP-binding protein, protein MSTVEGSAPMAHDGTLVGRSRDLARIDELLLGDGTALLLSGEPGVGKSVVLDAVARAAAANGVRVLRADGVEFEADMAFAGLNQLLLPVMTAADGLDGPYRDALHVAVGLGDGVSPGRMAVSNAVLTLLRAVAVDRPLLLVVDDLQWMDRSSVGVLGFVARRLSGTRVGVIAASRLAEGVFPCGTMPEYQLPPLDDQSARLLVGARFPGLAERVRQRVLDEARGNALALLELPAALTGPQQTAQASLPSVLPLTDRLRALYASRIGGLSGSCRRLVLLAALDGTGDLQVVLQAADSRDDLARLAEVERDQLINVDEGRGRLAFRHPLIRAAVVEESTSAERREAHRALAGVLESQPDRLAWHLAEAVLRPDEHVAELLQQTAHRMLQRGDSVGAVVALTRAAHISPPGEGRSRRFAEAAYIGAEGAGVLAHASELLADARRAGPETLHAAIAAVYLLINDDGSMDTAYRLLVGAIEADHDDAALADALHALLLVCWWSGREELWRSFHAAVEQRKSELPFVLRLTALTYPDPARTAKLALPDADDLVAAAHDETDPAVIVRIGVALFYLDRLVDVRDAMWRVVRNGRDGGPPRRHLTALMIICLDHYLTGEWDEVARAAEEGIAVCDSSGYRFFRWYFDYITMLLAGARGDSATAFRLGERVVRWATPRGAGTAVVYANQARTLACLGSGDYERAYQYATAVTPVGSLASHVPHAMWGAMDLVEAAVRTGRRAEAAAHVRALQEADIAALSPRFALMVAGAEALCATSDDEALRLYEKALSTPGVERWPFEAARVRLAYGERLRRARAIVEARGPLADALATFEWLGAQPWVQRTQKELRAAGQSTPSTSDGALPLTPQELEVAQLAASGLTNKQIAERLFLSHRTVGAHLYQIFPKLGITSRAALRDALAAVG, encoded by the coding sequence GTGTCGACGGTCGAGGGGAGTGCGCCGATGGCCCACGACGGCACGCTGGTCGGTCGGAGCCGCGACCTGGCCCGGATCGACGAACTTCTCCTCGGCGACGGCACCGCACTGCTGCTGTCCGGCGAGCCCGGGGTGGGCAAATCAGTGGTGCTCGACGCCGTGGCCCGCGCCGCGGCCGCCAACGGCGTGCGGGTGCTGCGCGCCGACGGCGTCGAATTCGAGGCCGACATGGCCTTCGCCGGCCTCAACCAGCTGCTGCTGCCGGTCATGACCGCCGCCGACGGGCTCGACGGTCCCTACCGCGACGCGCTGCACGTCGCCGTCGGACTCGGAGACGGCGTGTCCCCGGGCCGGATGGCCGTGTCCAACGCCGTGCTCACGCTGCTGCGGGCCGTGGCCGTCGACCGCCCGTTGCTGCTCGTCGTCGACGACTTGCAGTGGATGGACCGGTCCAGCGTCGGCGTGCTGGGCTTCGTCGCCCGCCGACTGAGCGGCACTCGGGTCGGCGTCATCGCGGCGTCGCGCCTCGCCGAGGGCGTCTTCCCCTGCGGCACCATGCCCGAGTACCAGCTGCCGCCGCTCGACGACCAGTCCGCGCGACTGCTCGTGGGCGCGCGGTTCCCGGGACTGGCCGAGCGGGTGCGGCAGCGGGTGCTGGACGAAGCCCGCGGCAACGCGCTGGCGCTCCTCGAACTCCCCGCGGCGCTCACCGGTCCACAACAGACCGCACAGGCCAGCTTGCCCTCCGTGCTGCCGCTCACCGACCGCCTGCGCGCGCTGTACGCCTCACGCATCGGCGGGCTGTCCGGTTCGTGTCGACGCCTCGTGCTGCTGGCGGCGCTCGACGGCACCGGCGATCTCCAGGTCGTGCTCCAGGCGGCCGACTCACGTGACGACCTGGCTCGCCTCGCCGAGGTAGAGCGCGACCAGCTGATCAACGTAGACGAAGGTCGAGGACGCCTCGCCTTCCGACACCCCCTGATCCGCGCCGCCGTCGTCGAGGAGTCCACCAGCGCCGAACGCCGTGAGGCGCACCGGGCGCTGGCCGGCGTACTGGAGTCGCAGCCCGACCGGCTCGCGTGGCACCTGGCCGAGGCTGTGCTGCGACCGGATGAGCACGTCGCCGAGCTGCTCCAGCAGACAGCGCACCGCATGCTGCAACGTGGCGACTCCGTCGGTGCCGTGGTGGCCTTGACCCGGGCGGCGCACATCAGCCCGCCCGGCGAGGGCCGCAGTCGGCGCTTCGCCGAGGCCGCCTACATAGGCGCCGAGGGGGCTGGCGTGCTGGCCCACGCATCCGAACTCCTCGCAGACGCCCGCCGCGCCGGCCCCGAGACGCTGCACGCCGCCATCGCGGCCGTCTACCTGCTCATCAACGACGACGGCTCGATGGACACCGCCTACCGGCTGCTCGTCGGCGCCATCGAGGCCGACCACGACGACGCCGCCCTGGCCGACGCTCTGCACGCGCTGCTTTTGGTGTGCTGGTGGAGCGGGCGTGAGGAGTTGTGGCGGAGCTTCCACGCGGCGGTCGAGCAGCGGAAGTCCGAACTGCCGTTCGTGCTGCGGCTCACCGCGTTGACGTACCCCGACCCGGCGCGCACCGCCAAGCTCGCGCTGCCCGACGCCGACGACCTTGTTGCCGCCGCCCACGACGAGACCGATCCCGCGGTCATCGTCCGCATCGGCGTCGCACTGTTCTATCTGGACCGGCTCGTGGACGTGCGTGACGCCATGTGGCGCGTCGTGCGCAACGGCCGCGACGGCGGACCGCCACGACGTCACCTCACGGCGCTGATGATCATCTGCCTCGACCACTACCTGACCGGCGAGTGGGACGAGGTCGCGCGGGCGGCCGAGGAGGGCATTGCCGTGTGCGACTCCTCCGGCTACCGCTTCTTCCGGTGGTACTTCGACTACATCACCATGCTGCTCGCCGGCGCCCGCGGTGACAGCGCCACGGCGTTCCGGCTCGGCGAACGGGTCGTGCGTTGGGCAACGCCGCGTGGCGCCGGCACCGCCGTCGTCTACGCCAACCAGGCTCGCACGCTCGCCTGCCTGGGCAGCGGTGACTACGAGCGCGCGTACCAGTACGCCACGGCGGTGACGCCCGTAGGCTCGCTCGCCTCGCACGTGCCGCACGCCATGTGGGGCGCCATGGACCTCGTCGAGGCGGCCGTGCGCACCGGTCGTCGCGCGGAGGCCGCCGCGCACGTCCGTGCGTTGCAGGAGGCCGACATTGCCGCACTGTCGCCTCGCTTCGCACTCATGGTGGCCGGAGCGGAGGCGCTGTGCGCCACCTCCGACGACGAGGCGCTGCGGTTGTACGAGAAGGCCCTTTCCACGCCGGGCGTCGAACGCTGGCCGTTCGAGGCGGCGCGAGTGCGCCTCGCGTACGGCGAGCGACTGCGCCGCGCCCGCGCCATCGTCGAGGCACGTGGCCCGTTGGCCGACGCCCTCGCCACGTTCGAATGGCTCGGGGCGCAGCCGTGGGTGCAGCGCACCCAGAAGGAACTCCGCGCCGCCGGGCAGTCCACCCCATCCACTTCTGATGGTGCGCTTCCTTTGACGCCCCAGGAGCTCGAGGTCGCCCAGCTCGCCGCCTCCGGTCTGACCAACAAGCAGATCGCCGAGCGACTGTTCTTGTCGCACCGGACGGTCGGCGCCCACCTCTACCAGATCTTCCCCAAGCTCGGGATCACCTCGCGAGCCGCACTGCGCGACGCCCTGGCCGCCGTCGGCTGA